Proteins encoded by one window of Chondromyces crocatus:
- a CDS encoding STAS/SEC14 domain-containing protein → MTHHAPFASPPDGLPGPESSIRHAERLAAPESSIRHADGLAAPASTPRHADGLAAPASTPRHADGLAAPESTPLDTAEVEAPASLPPDLPREWYFGRHSMHFEPPDLQVVVLEGEVSADDIQFIADANRPFYEQASLSISLILLKSVAVASPGTRKAVASNPMRPIPHVLAFVGGSFATRVVTTVVLRAANLITPGKTLFAFFDDEKPAREWIDARRRELSSRAATPAASPAP, encoded by the coding sequence ATGACACACCACGCCCCCTTCGCGTCTCCGCCCGACGGTCTGCCGGGGCCGGAGTCCTCCATCCGTCACGCCGAGCGCCTCGCCGCGCCGGAGTCTTCCATTCGCCACGCCGACGGCCTCGCCGCGCCGGCGTCCACGCCTCGGCATGCCGACGGCCTCGCCGCGCCGGCGTCCACGCCTCGGCATGCCGACGGCCTCGCCGCGCCGGAATCCACGCCGCTCGACACCGCCGAGGTGGAGGCGCCGGCGTCCTTGCCTCCCGACCTCCCGCGCGAGTGGTACTTCGGTCGTCACTCGATGCATTTCGAGCCGCCGGACCTCCAGGTCGTGGTGCTCGAAGGCGAGGTGAGCGCCGACGACATCCAGTTCATCGCGGATGCCAATCGCCCCTTCTACGAGCAGGCGTCGCTCTCGATCAGCCTCATTCTCTTGAAGAGCGTCGCGGTGGCCTCGCCAGGCACCCGCAAGGCGGTGGCCTCGAACCCGATGAGGCCCATCCCTCACGTGCTCGCCTTCGTGGGCGGCTCGTTCGCGACGCGGGTGGTGACCACCGTCGTCCTGCGCGCGGCCAACCTGATCACGCCCGGCAAGACGCTGTTCGCCTTCTTCGACGACGAGAAGCCCGCGCGGGAGTGGATCGACGCGCGCCGCCGTGAACTCTCGTCCAGGGCAGCGACGCCGGCAGCTTCCCCCGCTCCCTGA
- a CDS encoding MYXO-CTERM sorting domain-containing protein, with protein MSLAIAPAAAWAWTPLAVEDDPLVRMPGTQPDQGLILEASASCMDCHADFDPNIESGFTWRGSMMAQAGRDPFFWAAMTVAAQDSIWAFGRPNAADLCERCHMIGGWLGGRSDPPNGSMMAGRDFDGVQCDGCHRMFDPFFSATAAGLREGDDWSGYWGESGMSSTPSQAAAALAQTRDATEAQAITLFNGAPAYDAQNQPALPGYTENASGQYHVAADIRKRGPYADAVSPHSTGYSRYHKSKFFCSTCHDVSNSALANRAFTATTPGDGATVLPSEEQSAFAYHGVERTFSEFMLSDYGQPGGAPGIGPYEPSSFVTSRPGNVIATCQDCHMPQRTGPGCDEFDARIRPTESVEHPLGGQGIHDLTGGNAFIPWILASTVPTSPNYDPENASLLRQGPNALTLDLDAGLGLDPHALLAASNRAVMQLKRAAAIEQLAYDPATGALSFRIQNHTGHKLITGYPEGRRMFVGVRLYQGANLLHEVNPYDGAAGTLKGLAGSPGSPALGAAESHDDALVYEAHSSSNLTGQDHTFHFVLATGMHKDNRIPPRGFRVAEAAARQAEPHWAGAAAPSHFTAAEYAGGHDDVSITLPQGGDRVVVALYYQTTSREYMEFLRDQINGNGGTLASPTLSGEPQAYVAQTDPFFAKLRLWGDTIWNLWLHNKQVPGAAPVLMTQALLAMPTCQGQPNGTPCEDGNLCTTGDTCVNGACVGGGMPDCNDQNPCTDDACDPQLGCVVEHNTQPCEDGDLCHGPEVCAFGVCVTGPQIYCYDGDPCTDDTCDPAIGCALTNICGEGGAGGAGGAPGTGGMSAGGAGGTSDGGAGGSTSTAGGSAPAAPDEGGCGCSTPGTGGAAGAAGGGALALLALLGLRSRRTRRPA; from the coding sequence TTGAGCCTCGCCATCGCGCCCGCCGCAGCGTGGGCGTGGACACCTCTGGCGGTCGAGGACGATCCCCTGGTGCGCATGCCCGGGACCCAGCCCGACCAGGGGTTGATCCTCGAGGCGTCGGCTTCGTGCATGGACTGCCACGCGGACTTCGATCCGAACATCGAGTCCGGCTTCACCTGGCGCGGCTCGATGATGGCCCAGGCGGGGCGTGATCCCTTCTTCTGGGCGGCGATGACCGTCGCCGCGCAGGACTCCATCTGGGCGTTCGGTCGCCCCAACGCCGCGGATCTCTGCGAGCGCTGCCACATGATCGGGGGCTGGCTCGGGGGCCGCTCCGATCCGCCGAACGGCAGCATGATGGCGGGGCGAGATTTCGATGGGGTGCAGTGCGACGGCTGCCACCGCATGTTCGATCCCTTCTTCTCGGCCACGGCGGCCGGGCTGCGCGAGGGCGACGACTGGTCGGGCTACTGGGGCGAGTCCGGCATGAGCTCCACCCCGTCGCAGGCCGCAGCGGCGCTCGCCCAGACGCGCGACGCGACCGAGGCCCAGGCGATCACCCTGTTCAACGGCGCTCCTGCTTACGATGCTCAGAATCAGCCGGCGTTGCCCGGCTACACCGAGAACGCGAGCGGGCAGTACCACGTCGCCGCCGACATCCGAAAGCGCGGCCCCTACGCCGACGCCGTGTCACCGCACAGCACCGGGTACAGCCGCTACCACAAGAGCAAGTTCTTCTGCAGCACGTGCCACGACGTCTCCAACTCGGCGCTCGCGAACCGGGCGTTCACGGCGACGACGCCAGGAGATGGCGCCACCGTCCTGCCCAGCGAGGAGCAGTCGGCGTTCGCGTACCACGGCGTCGAGCGCACGTTCTCCGAGTTCATGCTCTCGGACTACGGGCAGCCCGGCGGCGCACCGGGCATCGGTCCGTACGAGCCGTCGAGCTTCGTCACCTCGCGTCCGGGCAACGTGATCGCGACCTGCCAGGACTGCCACATGCCGCAGCGCACGGGCCCGGGATGTGACGAGTTCGACGCGCGCATCCGGCCCACGGAGAGCGTCGAGCACCCGCTGGGCGGCCAGGGCATCCACGATCTCACCGGCGGCAACGCCTTCATTCCCTGGATCCTGGCGAGCACCGTCCCCACCTCGCCGAACTACGACCCCGAGAACGCGAGCTTGCTCCGCCAGGGCCCGAACGCCCTCACGCTCGACCTCGACGCGGGCCTCGGCCTGGATCCCCATGCGCTCCTCGCCGCCTCGAACCGCGCCGTCATGCAGCTCAAGCGCGCCGCGGCCATCGAGCAGCTCGCGTACGATCCGGCCACCGGCGCCCTGTCGTTCCGCATCCAGAACCACACCGGGCACAAGCTGATCACCGGCTACCCCGAGGGGCGGCGCATGTTCGTCGGCGTCCGGCTCTACCAGGGGGCGAACCTCCTCCACGAGGTGAATCCCTACGACGGCGCCGCGGGCACCTTGAAGGGCCTCGCCGGCTCACCGGGCAGCCCGGCCCTCGGCGCGGCCGAGAGCCACGACGACGCGCTGGTGTACGAGGCCCATTCGAGCAGCAATCTCACGGGCCAGGACCACACCTTCCATTTCGTGCTCGCCACGGGGATGCACAAGGACAACCGCATTCCCCCGCGTGGCTTCCGCGTGGCCGAAGCGGCGGCGCGCCAGGCGGAGCCCCACTGGGCCGGCGCCGCGGCGCCTTCCCATTTCACGGCGGCCGAGTATGCCGGCGGCCACGACGATGTCTCCATCACGCTCCCCCAGGGCGGGGATCGGGTCGTCGTCGCGCTGTACTATCAGACGACCAGCCGCGAATACATGGAGTTTCTGCGCGATCAGATCAATGGCAATGGTGGGACGCTCGCCTCCCCCACCCTCTCCGGAGAGCCGCAGGCCTACGTCGCGCAGACCGACCCCTTCTTCGCGAAGCTCCGGCTCTGGGGCGACACCATCTGGAACCTGTGGCTCCACAACAAGCAGGTCCCGGGCGCGGCCCCGGTGCTCATGACCCAGGCCTTGCTCGCCATGCCCACCTGCCAGGGGCAGCCGAACGGCACCCCGTGCGAGGACGGCAATCTCTGCACGACGGGCGATACCTGCGTCAATGGGGCCTGCGTCGGCGGGGGGATGCCGGACTGCAACGACCAGAACCCCTGCACCGACGACGCCTGCGATCCCCAGCTCGGCTGCGTGGTCGAGCACAACACCCAGCCGTGCGAGGACGGGGACCTCTGCCACGGCCCCGAGGTCTGCGCCTTCGGCGTCTGCGTCACGGGGCCGCAGATCTACTGCTATGACGGCGACCCCTGCACCGACGACACCTGCGACCCCGCGATCGGCTGCGCCTTGACCAACATCTGCGGCGAAGGCGGCGCGGGCGGCGCGGGAGGCGCGCCGGGCACGGGCGGGATGAGCGCCGGAGGCGCGGGCGGGACGAGCGACGGGGGCGCGGGCGGCAGCACCTCGACGGCCGGCGGCAGCGCCCCGGCAGCGCCCGACGAGGGGGGCTGCGGGTGCTCCACCCCGGGCACGGGTGGCGCGGCCGGCGCGGCTGGCGGAGGCGCACTCGCCCTCCTTGCCTTGCTCGGGCTCCGCAGCCGGCGCACGCGTCGACCTGCATGA
- a CDS encoding 6-phosphofructokinase, with amino-acid sequence MSLAKFQPKRVGVVFSGGPAPAANAVISSAASAFRRSGSDMLGFLHGYSGLQDYDAAKRTLVAEQDYHAFTDQDLHGLRNERGIFIGTSRANPGKGIRGPKDLDDPQRTAPLRRVYDGLVSLGVEALVSIGGDDTLKTANFLYEFQRRLPADAPRVRVVHVPKTIDNDYRGIDFTFGFFTAVDVMAQELLNLRADARATKGYFVVETMGRKAGWLAYGVAIAGEAHMVVGVEDVEGALAVQEEIKNETTGAVTKENRLDLDALAERIVDLIVAREARGKHYGTIVLAEGLAELLPESFLRGVARDEHGHVSLGKIDIGKLIAKIAGDRYEARTGKSKKLTGVQLGYESRCSAPHAFDVMLGCQLGLGAFRAIVEEGLDGHMVSTAGQLDLQYVPFAQLVNPETLKTEVRFIERGSDFHRLARDLETRLPGK; translated from the coding sequence ATGAGCCTCGCGAAATTCCAGCCCAAGCGGGTCGGCGTCGTCTTCTCCGGAGGACCTGCGCCCGCGGCCAACGCCGTCATCTCGTCGGCCGCCTCGGCCTTCCGCCGCTCCGGCAGCGACATGCTCGGCTTCCTCCACGGCTACTCCGGCCTGCAGGACTACGACGCGGCGAAGCGCACCCTCGTGGCCGAGCAGGACTACCACGCCTTCACCGACCAGGACCTGCACGGCCTGCGCAACGAACGCGGCATCTTCATCGGCACCTCCCGCGCCAACCCCGGCAAAGGCATCCGCGGCCCCAAGGACCTCGACGACCCCCAGCGCACCGCCCCCTTGCGCCGCGTCTACGACGGCCTCGTCTCTCTCGGCGTCGAAGCCCTCGTCTCCATCGGCGGCGACGACACCCTCAAGACCGCGAACTTCCTCTACGAGTTCCAGCGCCGCCTCCCTGCCGACGCCCCCCGCGTCCGCGTCGTCCACGTCCCCAAGACCATCGACAACGACTACCGCGGCATCGACTTCACCTTCGGCTTCTTCACCGCCGTCGACGTCATGGCCCAGGAGCTGCTCAACCTCCGCGCCGACGCCCGCGCCACCAAGGGCTACTTCGTCGTCGAGACCATGGGCCGTAAGGCCGGCTGGCTCGCCTACGGCGTCGCCATCGCGGGCGAAGCCCACATGGTCGTCGGCGTCGAAGACGTCGAAGGCGCCCTCGCCGTCCAGGAAGAGATCAAGAACGAGACCACCGGCGCCGTCACCAAGGAGAACCGCCTCGACCTCGACGCCCTCGCCGAGCGCATCGTCGACCTCATCGTCGCCCGCGAAGCCCGCGGCAAGCACTACGGCACCATCGTCCTCGCCGAAGGCCTCGCCGAGCTCCTCCCCGAGTCCTTCCTTCGCGGCGTCGCCCGCGACGAGCACGGCCACGTCAGCCTCGGCAAGATCGACATCGGCAAGCTCATCGCCAAGATCGCCGGCGACCGCTACGAAGCCCGCACCGGCAAGAGCAAGAAGCTCACCGGCGTGCAGCTCGGCTACGAGTCCCGCTGCAGCGCCCCCCACGCCTTCGACGTCATGCTCGGCTGCCAGCTCGGCCTCGGCGCCTTCCGCGCCATCGTCGAAGAAGGCCTCGACGGCCACATGGTCAGCACCGCCGGCCAGCTCGACCTCCAGTACGTCCCCTTCGCCCAGCTCGTGAACCCCGAGACCCTGAAAACCGAGGTCCGCTTCATCGAACGCGGCAGCGACTTCCACCGCCTCGCCCGCGACCTGGAGACCCGCCTGCCCGGGAAGTGA
- a CDS encoding VWA domain-containing protein translates to MSHLFSPSVRSLFPYGALVLGLLAFAWLVVQAVRAGVHRRPLLFAGMILGALPALYIGLVWCGLLHESYLRLARPWVTLLALASTAFIAFRLTQAPQAARQGRGRRRFGDLLTMLAAFTAAMAAAGPEIGRPLDRLTLLLAIDRSRSIDLVPGAEQRIQQEISVAELGMRDDDRIGVIAFAAEAATEDPPRPRSELAAPQRVALGRDGTDLAAGIRRAIAEVPSDTAARVVVLSDGVATRGDTMAAAAAALAAGLPVDVIPLEQRLVPDIRVVALRAPGRADEGEPFDLRLVTSSPTPAEIEVRLKRDGVLVSRADVAIGAGEDVLRIREKAEGPGLHRYDVEITAKDPQLDQAAEDNAGSAFVRVRGQAVALVLEGDEGQSAFIAGALRNAAFRVDEGGPTRVPADLASLAAYDVVVLSDIAAPTLSTGQLDALASYVRDLGGGLILMGGDRSFGPGGYARTPIEEISPVSFDLKQEHRRGSLAEVIGIDISGSMAATAGAHTKLELANEAAARSAALLGAGDMLGVAHVDTVVKWSVPLRPVVNKTAIDHAIRAVGPGGGGIYVDITLAAAYAELDKVKVNLKHVILFADGSDAENLAPCRAMVDGAFRRGITTTVVALGNGSDVPELEHLSRRGGGRFYLVEDATRLPAVFTQETVLAARSAVVEKTFQAGKGAPSPITAGVDIGAAPALQGYVVTIPKGRASVALTGPDGDPLLATWPAGVGRAAAFTSDLKNRWGTAWTRWPGAARLIAQTARDVSRKEEDARVRLEADASGGELHVRATVVGDDGRAQSFRRLLVHVAGPGGIAHELQLEASGAGAYAATLPLSRPGAYIAVARDELSGDLLGTTGAVMSAGDELRPTGSDLGLLTRIAELTAGKRRDTLAGIFADRAARRFAYQDATPSLVLLAAFGLLLAVAARRLALPEALQKLPQRVRSALTSLRASPLPVAPTGHEATMGALLAARDRTRHPAPPAPPASPVSPATPANPANPAASASATPPRAPVPARPAPVAPPFPGGAGPGTHGAPIPPAMGHAPVPSATSATPAQAAGPAGRPLTAAEKILARRRGQSP, encoded by the coding sequence GTGAGTCACCTCTTCTCCCCTTCGGTGCGGAGCCTCTTCCCCTACGGCGCGCTCGTTCTCGGCCTCCTCGCCTTTGCGTGGCTCGTGGTCCAGGCGGTCCGGGCCGGCGTGCACCGGCGCCCGCTCCTCTTCGCCGGGATGATCCTGGGCGCGCTGCCTGCGCTCTACATCGGCCTCGTCTGGTGCGGCCTCCTGCATGAGAGCTACCTCCGGCTGGCTCGACCGTGGGTCACGCTCCTCGCGCTCGCCAGCACCGCGTTCATCGCCTTCCGGCTCACCCAGGCCCCCCAGGCCGCCCGTCAGGGACGCGGGCGCCGCCGCTTCGGCGATCTCCTCACCATGCTCGCTGCCTTCACCGCGGCCATGGCCGCGGCGGGCCCCGAGATCGGCCGCCCCCTCGACCGGCTGACCCTGCTGCTCGCCATCGATCGCAGCCGGTCCATCGACCTCGTCCCGGGCGCGGAACAGCGCATCCAGCAGGAGATCTCGGTCGCCGAGCTGGGGATGCGCGACGACGACCGCATCGGCGTCATCGCGTTCGCCGCCGAGGCCGCGACCGAGGATCCGCCGCGCCCCCGCTCCGAACTCGCCGCCCCCCAGCGCGTCGCCCTCGGTCGCGACGGGACCGATCTCGCCGCTGGCATCCGCCGCGCGATTGCCGAGGTCCCTTCCGACACGGCGGCCCGGGTCGTCGTGCTCAGCGACGGCGTTGCCACCCGCGGCGACACCATGGCCGCCGCCGCCGCCGCGCTCGCCGCCGGCCTCCCCGTCGACGTGATCCCCCTCGAACAGCGGTTGGTCCCGGACATCCGCGTGGTCGCGCTCCGGGCGCCGGGGCGTGCCGACGAGGGCGAGCCGTTCGACCTGCGCCTCGTCACCTCCTCGCCCACGCCGGCCGAGATCGAGGTGCGCCTGAAGCGGGACGGCGTGCTCGTGTCGCGCGCCGACGTGGCGATCGGCGCGGGCGAGGACGTGCTGCGCATCCGGGAGAAGGCGGAAGGCCCCGGGCTGCACCGCTACGACGTCGAGATCACCGCCAAGGACCCCCAGCTCGACCAGGCCGCCGAGGACAACGCCGGGAGCGCCTTCGTGCGCGTGCGAGGCCAGGCCGTGGCCCTGGTGCTCGAAGGCGACGAAGGCCAGAGCGCGTTCATCGCGGGCGCGCTCCGGAATGCCGCGTTCCGCGTCGACGAGGGGGGGCCCACCCGCGTCCCGGCCGACCTCGCCTCGCTCGCCGCGTACGACGTGGTGGTGCTCAGCGACATCGCCGCCCCCACCCTCTCCACGGGCCAGCTCGACGCGCTCGCCAGCTACGTGCGCGACCTCGGCGGCGGCCTGATCCTGATGGGTGGCGACCGCAGCTTCGGCCCTGGCGGCTACGCGCGCACGCCCATCGAGGAGATCTCGCCCGTCTCCTTCGACCTCAAGCAAGAGCACCGACGCGGCAGCCTCGCCGAGGTCATCGGCATCGACATCTCCGGCTCCATGGCCGCGACCGCGGGCGCCCACACCAAGCTCGAACTGGCCAACGAGGCCGCCGCCCGCTCGGCGGCGCTGCTCGGCGCGGGCGACATGCTCGGCGTCGCCCACGTCGACACGGTGGTGAAGTGGAGCGTCCCCTTGCGCCCCGTCGTCAACAAGACCGCCATCGACCATGCCATCCGCGCCGTGGGGCCTGGCGGCGGCGGCATCTACGTCGACATCACCCTCGCCGCCGCGTACGCCGAACTCGACAAGGTCAAGGTCAACCTCAAGCACGTCATCCTGTTCGCGGACGGCTCCGACGCCGAGAACCTCGCCCCTTGCCGCGCCATGGTCGACGGCGCCTTCCGCCGCGGCATCACCACCACCGTGGTCGCCCTCGGCAACGGCAGCGACGTCCCCGAGCTGGAGCACCTCTCCCGCCGCGGCGGCGGCCGCTTCTACCTCGTCGAGGACGCCACCCGCCTCCCCGCCGTCTTCACGCAGGAGACGGTGCTCGCCGCCCGCTCGGCCGTGGTCGAGAAGACGTTCCAGGCCGGCAAGGGCGCCCCCTCCCCGATCACGGCCGGCGTCGACATCGGCGCCGCCCCCGCCCTCCAGGGCTACGTCGTCACCATCCCCAAGGGCCGGGCCTCCGTGGCCCTCACAGGCCCGGACGGCGACCCTCTCCTCGCCACCTGGCCCGCGGGCGTCGGCCGCGCCGCCGCGTTCACCAGCGACTTGAAGAACCGCTGGGGCACCGCCTGGACCCGCTGGCCCGGCGCCGCGCGCCTCATCGCCCAGACGGCCCGCGACGTCTCCCGCAAGGAGGAAGACGCGCGCGTCCGCCTCGAAGCCGACGCGTCCGGCGGCGAGCTGCACGTGCGCGCCACCGTCGTCGGCGACGACGGCCGCGCCCAGTCGTTCCGCCGGCTGCTCGTCCACGTGGCCGGACCAGGCGGCATCGCCCACGAGCTGCAGCTCGAAGCCTCGGGTGCCGGCGCGTACGCCGCGACCCTTCCCTTGTCGCGACCTGGCGCCTACATCGCGGTGGCGCGTGACGAACTCAGCGGCGATCTCCTGGGCACGACGGGTGCCGTCATGTCGGCAGGCGACGAGCTGCGCCCCACCGGCAGCGATCTCGGCCTGCTCACCCGCATCGCCGAGCTCACCGCCGGCAAGCGCCGCGACACCCTGGCCGGGATCTTCGCCGACCGCGCCGCCCGCCGCTTCGCCTACCAGGACGCCACTCCCTCGCTCGTCCTGCTCGCTGCCTTCGGCCTCTTGCTGGCCGTCGCCGCGCGCCGCCTGGCCCTTCCCGAGGCGCTCCAGAAGCTCCCGCAGCGGGTGCGCAGCGCGCTCACCAGCCTGCGCGCGTCCCCGCTCCCCGTCGCGCCGACCGGCCACGAGGCCACCATGGGAGCGCTCCTCGCGGCACGGGACCGCACGCGCCACCCCGCGCCGCCAGCGCCACCGGCCTCCCCTGTGAGCCCCGCAACCCCCGCGAACCCCGCAAACCCCGCGGCCTCCGCGAGCGCCACGCCGCCGCGCGCCCCGGTGCCAGCTCGCCCTGCCCCCGTCGCGCCGCCCTTCCCTGGAGGAGCAGGTCCGGGGACCCACGGCGCCCCCATCCCCCCCGCCATGGGCCACGCCCCGGTGCCCTCCGCCACCTCCGCGACGCCCGCGCAGGCCGCAGGGCCCGCCGGGCGCCCGCTGACCGCCGCGGAGAAGATCCTCGCACGACGTCGCGGACAATCACCGTGA
- a CDS encoding serine/threonine-protein kinase: protein MIGQILDDRYEISRPIGGGGMGTVYEARHRGTGRRVAVKVLSGSVSRNEAALARFEREAKAAGSIQSQYITEVLDTGADPVTGQPFIVMEYLDGEDLSQVLARTQLLSPDAALRIAAQTALGLSRAHEARVIHRDIKPGNLFLLRGESGELTVKVCDFGVAKIVIDRLQDVDNSGLTRTGSVLGSPLYMSPEQARGNKDIDPRSDLWSLGIVLYQMLSGRRPHDDITALGELIIAICSEPPPPIQDVAPWVSPQLAAVVHGALQFDPAQRFQSAAEMFEAMRALLPERWALDAAMLAPPTEAVRQVVAPRLDPAMAVPALGRAMPVPSPEARAVPRISDLEADGPSSDFAPTLVGTPISSVMHPEGLRLPAAPFPPGPPGPPGFQPPAPIPTGSQRSSAGLFVLILLLVGVGSALVVYFLSRG, encoded by the coding sequence GTGATTGGACAGATACTCGACGACAGATACGAAATTTCCCGCCCCATCGGAGGCGGAGGCATGGGGACCGTCTACGAGGCGCGTCACCGCGGGACCGGACGCCGCGTCGCGGTGAAGGTGCTGAGCGGCTCGGTCAGCCGGAACGAAGCCGCGCTGGCGCGGTTCGAGCGCGAGGCGAAGGCCGCCGGCTCGATCCAGTCGCAGTACATCACCGAGGTGCTCGACACGGGCGCCGACCCGGTGACCGGCCAGCCGTTCATCGTCATGGAGTACCTCGACGGCGAGGACCTCTCCCAGGTGCTCGCGCGCACCCAGCTCCTCTCCCCGGACGCCGCGCTCCGCATCGCGGCCCAGACCGCGCTCGGCCTGTCGCGGGCCCACGAGGCGCGGGTGATCCACCGCGACATCAAGCCCGGGAACCTGTTCCTCTTGCGCGGCGAGAGCGGCGAGCTGACGGTGAAGGTCTGCGACTTCGGCGTCGCCAAGATCGTCATCGACCGGCTCCAGGACGTCGACAACAGCGGGCTCACCCGCACCGGCAGCGTGCTCGGCTCACCCCTCTACATGTCGCCCGAGCAAGCGCGCGGGAACAAGGACATCGACCCGCGCAGCGACCTCTGGTCGCTCGGCATCGTGCTCTACCAGATGCTCTCGGGGCGCAGGCCGCACGACGACATCACCGCCCTCGGCGAGCTGATCATCGCCATCTGCAGCGAGCCGCCGCCGCCGATCCAGGACGTGGCGCCCTGGGTGTCGCCCCAGCTCGCCGCGGTGGTGCACGGCGCCCTCCAGTTCGATCCCGCGCAGCGGTTCCAGAGCGCGGCCGAGATGTTCGAGGCGATGCGCGCGCTTCTCCCGGAGCGGTGGGCGCTGGACGCGGCGATGCTCGCTCCTCCCACCGAGGCGGTGCGTCAGGTGGTGGCGCCGCGCCTCGATCCAGCGATGGCCGTGCCCGCCCTGGGGCGCGCCATGCCCGTCCCTTCGCCGGAGGCGCGCGCCGTACCCCGCATTTCGGACCTCGAAGCCGACGGGCCTAGCTCCGACTTCGCGCCGACCCTCGTCGGCACCCCCATCTCCTCCGTGATGCACCCGGAGGGGCTGCGTCTACCTGCCGCCCCGTTCCCCCCAGGCCCTCCGGGCCCGCCGGGTTTCCAGCCGCCTGCCCCGATCCCGACCGGGAGCCAGCGCAGTAGCGCGGGCCTCTTCGTGCTGATTCTTCTGCTGGTCGGTGTGGGCTCCGCGCTCGTGGTCTACTTCCTGAGCCGGGGATGA
- a CDS encoding AAA family ATPase yields MRRVSGFRYRAPARVFDILKTVTIEGFKSIRKQNLELGYLNVFIGANGSGKTALLEALGVLGAAAAGRVDDAELLRRGVRPGVPRLFKSAFDKSAPNDRLPRVIKLSGASPAGARYDVTLDNPKDSAATPWRFSTETLRFREEKLVTRSPRGANLWKGDKKEPLKLADAYRGIAPVFQTMEVATARVTGMLNRLAEFVIYDPQTAILRGTMADALPLDPLGLQGGRLAEAVGQLLQPKKGLFGSLPLEDLFALIDWASDVDVSAPTPDLVSPSIPAAAEILRFTDKYLRSDLSRLSAYDASEGALYVLFALTLLLHPRTPRLFAVENIDHALHPRLARALVRLLGEQALMARNHKQVLLTTHNPLVLDGLALNNDRIRLFTVDRTTAGHTVVHRVAYTDALEEAQAKGVTLSQMWTRGLLGAVPSIE; encoded by the coding sequence ATGCGCCGCGTGTCTGGGTTCAGGTATCGCGCTCCTGCTCGCGTGTTCGACATTCTCAAGACGGTCACCATCGAGGGCTTCAAGTCGATACGAAAGCAGAACCTCGAACTCGGGTATCTCAATGTCTTCATTGGCGCCAATGGCTCGGGCAAGACCGCCCTTCTGGAAGCCCTCGGTGTGCTCGGCGCGGCAGCCGCGGGCCGGGTCGACGACGCCGAGCTGCTCCGTCGCGGCGTGCGGCCTGGCGTGCCCAGGCTCTTCAAGAGCGCCTTCGACAAGAGCGCCCCCAACGACCGCCTTCCCCGAGTCATCAAGCTGAGCGGAGCCTCCCCAGCAGGCGCTCGCTACGACGTGACGCTCGACAATCCGAAGGACTCCGCAGCGACGCCGTGGCGCTTTTCCACCGAAACGCTGCGTTTCAGAGAAGAGAAGCTCGTCACCCGCTCGCCTCGTGGCGCCAACCTCTGGAAAGGTGACAAGAAAGAGCCGCTGAAACTCGCCGATGCGTACCGAGGCATCGCGCCCGTCTTCCAGACGATGGAGGTCGCCACGGCTCGAGTCACCGGCATGCTGAATCGACTCGCGGAGTTCGTCATCTACGATCCCCAGACGGCAATTCTCCGAGGAACGATGGCCGACGCACTGCCACTCGATCCGCTCGGACTGCAGGGTGGGAGGCTCGCCGAAGCCGTCGGACAGCTTTTGCAGCCGAAGAAGGGGTTGTTCGGGTCGCTGCCCCTGGAGGATCTTTTCGCGTTGATCGACTGGGCCAGTGATGTCGATGTCTCAGCCCCCACCCCCGATCTCGTTTCCCCGTCGATTCCTGCTGCCGCCGAGATTCTTCGGTTCACCGACAAGTACCTGCGCTCCGATCTCAGCCGACTCTCCGCGTACGATGCCAGCGAGGGGGCACTCTACGTGCTCTTCGCCCTCACCTTGCTGCTTCATCCACGCACGCCACGGCTCTTCGCCGTCGAGAACATCGACCACGCGCTCCATCCCCGTCTGGCGAGAGCGCTCGTGCGTCTGCTTGGTGAGCAGGCCCTGATGGCCAGAAATCACAAACAGGTCCTCCTCACGACCCACAACCCGCTCGTTCTCGATGGTCTCGCGCTCAACAACGACCGGATCCGCCTGTTCACGGTCGATCGCACGACGGCTGGCCACACCGTGGTCCACCGGGTCGCCTACACGGACGCCCTCGAAGAGGCGCAAGCCAAGGGCGTGACGCTCTCCCAGATGTGGACGCGCGGCTTGCTCGGCGCCGTCCCCTCCATCGAATGA